Proteins from a single region of Humidesulfovibrio mexicanus:
- a CDS encoding SPOR domain-containing protein produces the protein MNAPIRLKDPSVSGKQYTISMGFGGFAALVACLALALSLFFVLGVLVGRGHKPETAVPVVADIMPREVPATVPAPPQEVLKAEELSYTQHLGQAHDGPAPSRPIDAERPRPPVKPAAKPQAKADAKPQAKADAKPQASKPDAPPPAKALADASARKPTDSKVDRLADAVVSKAQGKKTSPPPKPDADTRRYDYAYQTATFPDADSARAHLKRIKALGIKGDVESGQTDGKDWHRVVVFFQGTPTDTRALKAKLATIGVQKLVMRSKVAAE, from the coding sequence ATGAATGCGCCCATACGCCTGAAGGATCCCAGCGTTTCCGGAAAGCAATACACCATCAGCATGGGGTTTGGCGGGTTCGCCGCCCTGGTGGCCTGTCTGGCCCTGGCCCTGAGCCTTTTCTTCGTGCTTGGGGTGCTGGTGGGCCGGGGCCACAAGCCCGAGACTGCCGTGCCCGTCGTGGCGGACATCATGCCACGAGAGGTCCCGGCCACCGTGCCCGCCCCGCCGCAGGAGGTGCTGAAGGCGGAGGAGCTTTCCTATACCCAGCACCTTGGCCAGGCCCACGACGGCCCCGCCCCCAGCAGGCCGATCGATGCGGAGCGTCCACGGCCGCCGGTCAAGCCTGCGGCCAAGCCCCAGGCCAAAGCCGACGCCAAGCCCCAGGCCAAAGCCGACGCCAAGCCCCAGGCCAGCAAGCCGGATGCGCCGCCCCCGGCCAAGGCCTTGGCCGATGCGTCCGCGCGCAAGCCGACGGACAGCAAGGTGGACAGGCTGGCCGACGCCGTTGTGTCCAAGGCCCAAGGCAAGAAAACGTCCCCCCCGCCGAAGCCCGACGCCGACACCCGCCGCTACGACTACGCCTACCAGACCGCGACTTTCCCCGATGCCGACTCCGCCCGCGCGCACCTCAAGCGCATCAAGGCCCTTGGCATTAAGGGCGATGTGGAATCCGGCCAGACCGACGGCAAGGACTGGCACCGCGTGGTGGTGTTCTTCCAAGGCACCCCCACCGATACCCGCGCCTTGAAGGCCAAGCTCGCCACCATCGGCGTGCAGAAGCTCGTCATGCGCTCCAAGGTCGCCGCCGAGTAG
- a CDS encoding HD-GYP domain-containing protein codes for MFRESADAWSLTAQGTTGHSEATGQKGCDSPDGLCTCGGSCTCGGMSSCAVGTAHELAESLGRAVDARDCRLFEHSTVVADVCSLLAQAHGLTALQADVVHMAGHLHDVGKIGIPDSILQKPGPLTSLEWEIMRRHPKIGADILRPVRVFRGKPGVCEIVLAHHERWDGLGYPYGIGGRDIPLGARIVAVADALSAMTEERPYRRSLSLDEALAEVERCSGSHFDPCVVRDLLSVRRELHGLLRKAPPSPLWAGPKAARAVLERRNLAATA; via the coding sequence ATGTTCAGGGAAAGCGCAGACGCATGGAGCCTCACCGCCCAGGGGACAACCGGGCACAGCGAGGCCACCGGCCAGAAGGGCTGCGATTCCCCGGACGGCTTGTGCACATGCGGCGGCTCCTGCACATGCGGCGGCATGTCCTCATGCGCCGTGGGCACGGCCCACGAACTGGCCGAGAGCCTTGGACGCGCCGTGGACGCCCGCGACTGCCGACTCTTCGAGCACTCCACCGTGGTCGCCGACGTGTGCAGCCTGCTGGCCCAGGCCCACGGCTTGACCGCGTTGCAGGCCGATGTGGTGCACATGGCCGGCCACCTGCACGATGTGGGCAAGATCGGCATCCCGGACAGCATTTTGCAGAAACCAGGTCCCCTCACCTCTCTGGAGTGGGAGATCATGCGCAGGCACCCCAAGATCGGCGCGGACATTTTGCGGCCGGTGAGGGTGTTTCGGGGCAAGCCCGGCGTGTGCGAGATCGTGCTTGCCCACCATGAGCGCTGGGACGGCCTGGGCTACCCCTACGGCATCGGCGGTCGCGACATTCCGCTTGGCGCGCGCATCGTCGCCGTGGCCGATGCGCTTTCGGCCATGACCGAGGAGCGCCCCTACCGCCGCAGCCTGAGCCTGGACGAGGCCCTGGCGGAGGTGGAGCGGTGCTCCGGCTCGCATTTCGATCCCTGCGTGGTGCGCGACCTACTCTCCGTGCGCCGCGAACTCCACGGCCTGCTGCGCAAGGCCCCGCCAAGCCCCTTGTGGGCCGGGCCCAAGGCCGCGCGGGCCGTTCTGGAAAGAAGGAATCTCGCCGCGACGGCCTAG